The following are from one region of the Clostridiales bacterium genome:
- a CDS encoding glucosamine-6-phosphate deaminase encodes MIMDGLIRNYSLSVKIFENRDLLGKSAAEDAGLYIRKLLNKQEEVNLIFAAAPSQNEFLKYLKLQDVNWNRINAFHMDEYMGLEKGDSRLFSSFLKMSIFDKVPFKKVHYIENGEESVDSKIRRYQELLSQYPVDITFMGIGENGHIAFNDPHVADFNDSQMIKVVDLDEKCRLQQVHDGCFKCIDEVPKFAITLTIPALMKAKKVFCMVPSITKAEAVKKTIFGDISETCPATIIRRHRDSVLYLDKDSGKYLL; translated from the coding sequence ATGATTATGGATGGATTAATCCGAAATTATAGCTTAAGTGTTAAAATATTTGAAAATAGAGATCTGTTAGGTAAATCTGCAGCCGAAGATGCCGGACTGTATATAAGAAAACTCCTAAATAAACAAGAAGAAGTCAACTTAATATTTGCTGCTGCACCTTCGCAAAATGAATTTTTAAAATATTTAAAACTACAGGATGTGAACTGGAATAGGATAAACGCTTTTCATATGGATGAATATATGGGATTAGAAAAAGGCGATAGTAGATTATTTTCTTCATTTCTAAAAATGAGTATTTTTGACAAGGTACCTTTCAAGAAGGTGCACTACATAGAAAATGGGGAAGAATCGGTGGATAGTAAAATTCGCAGGTATCAGGAACTACTGTCCCAGTATCCGGTTGATATAACGTTCATGGGTATTGGGGAAAATGGTCATATAGCTTTCAATGATCCTCATGTTGCGGATTTTAATGATAGTCAGATGATTAAAGTCGTTGACCTTGATGAAAAATGCAGATTGCAGCAGGTGCATGACGGCTGCTTTAAATGCATCGATGAAGTACCGAAGTTTGCTATTACTCTTACAATTCCGGCTTTGATGAAAGCTAAAAAAGTATTTTGCATGGTACCTTCTATTACTAAAGCTGAAGCTGTTAAAAAGACAATATTTGGTGATATTTCCGAGACTTGTCCAGCTACTATAATTAGAAGGCACCGTGATTCAGTACTCTATCTTGATAAGGATTCAGGGAAATATCTTCTATAA